One Papaver somniferum cultivar HN1 chromosome 10, ASM357369v1, whole genome shotgun sequence genomic window carries:
- the LOC113319110 gene encoding uncharacterized protein At4g28440-like has product MATKTTSQQSIAKPEKRKPVFIKVDQLKPGTSGHNVTVKVVSSESVMPKGRSATQNFRNTRIAECLVGDETGTILFTARNEQVDLMKPGGTVILRNAKIDMFKGSMRLAVDKWGRVEVTEPAKFVVKEDNNLSLVEYELVNVVEE; this is encoded by the exons ATGGCAACCAAAACAACTTCTCAACAATCCATTGCAAAACCAGAAAAGAGGAAGCCAGTGTTCATCAAGGTTGATCAGTTGAAACCTGGTACCAGTGGTCATAACGTAACTGTTAAAGTTGTGAGTTCTGAATCTGTTATGCCCAAAGGTCGATCAGCTACTCAGAATTTCCGTAATACTCGTATCGCTGAATGTCTTGTTGGTGATGAAACTGGTACCATCCTTTTCACTGCTCGTAATGAACAAG TTGATTTAATGAAGCCAGGAGGTACTGTGATTCTGCGAAACGCAAAGATTGACATGTTCAAGGGATCAATGAGGCTTGCAGTTGACAAATGGGGTCGTGTGGAGGTTACAGAACCTGCAAAGTTTGTGGTGAAGGAGGATAACAATCTCTCTTTGGTTGAGTACGAGTTGGTGAATGTCGTTGAAGAGTGA
- the LOC113319220 gene encoding protein NUCLEAR FUSION DEFECTIVE 6, chloroplastic/mitochondrial-like isoform X2, giving the protein MAIHAATARSVLRSASSSFRRSAARAFPQAKPKSSPSASSFFSQQKPLSQRIFRSPVEMSCCVDSLMPFHSANSSSLLISKLGVSNQPYFWLLQACKDDC; this is encoded by the exons ATGGCGATCCACGCCGCTACCGCCAGGTCTGTCCTTCGTTCTGCTTCCTCTTCCTTCCGAAGATCAGCAGCGAGGGCCTTTCCTCAAGCAAAACCTAAGTCTTCTCCTTCTGCTTCCTCTTTCTTTTCACAGCAAAAACCTCTCTCGCAACGCATTTTCAG GTCTCCTGTTGAAATGAGTTGTTGCGTGGATTCACTGATGCCGTTTCATTCTGCGAATTCGTcttctttattaatttcgaaGCTCGGTGTCTCTAATCAACCCTACTTTTGGCTTCTTCAAG CTTGCAAAGATGACTGTTGA
- the LOC113319220 gene encoding protein NUCLEAR FUSION DEFECTIVE 6, chloroplastic/mitochondrial-like isoform X1, with protein sequence MAIHAATARSVLRSASSSFRRSAARAFPQAKPKSSPSASSFFSQQKPLSQRIFRSPVEMSCCVDSLMPFHSANSSSLLISKLGVSNQPYFWLLQACKDDL encoded by the exons ATGGCGATCCACGCCGCTACCGCCAGGTCTGTCCTTCGTTCTGCTTCCTCTTCCTTCCGAAGATCAGCAGCGAGGGCCTTTCCTCAAGCAAAACCTAAGTCTTCTCCTTCTGCTTCCTCTTTCTTTTCACAGCAAAAACCTCTCTCGCAACGCATTTTCAG GTCTCCTGTTGAAATGAGTTGTTGCGTGGATTCACTGATGCCGTTTCATTCTGCGAATTCGTcttctttattaatttcgaaGCTCGGTGTCTCTAATCAACCCTACTTTTGGCTTCTTCAAG CTTGCAAAGATGACTTATGA